In Populus trichocarpa isolate Nisqually-1 chromosome 12, P.trichocarpa_v4.1, whole genome shotgun sequence, a genomic segment contains:
- the LOC18103945 gene encoding mitogen-activated protein kinase kinase kinase YODA isoform X1: MPSWWGKSSSKELKKKANKESFIDTLHRRFKSPSDGNLNGRSGGSRRHCSDTISERGSQSRAVSRSPSPSSKHVSRCQSFAERPHAQPLPLPGVHLANGGRTDSGIGILTKPRSEKGANSSLFLPLPRPGCIRNRPNPPDLDGDLATASVSSESATDSDDPADSSHRSPAATDYDLGTRTTTSSPSSAMLKDQCAIVSHSNSKEAKKPASLSFGNHTSSTSPKRRPVSSHVLNLQVPQHVASGSAPDSSMSSPSRSPMRASSTEQVINSAFWAGKPYPDANFLGSGHCSSPGSGYNSGHNSMGGDMSGQLFWQQSRGSPECSPIPSPRMTSPGPSSRVQSGAVTPIHPRAGGTIIESQTSWTDDGKQQSHRLPLPPVIISSPSPFSHSNSAAASPSVPRSPGRADNPTSPGSRWKKGKLLGRGTFGHVYVGFNSERGELCAMKEVTLFSDDAKSKESAKQLMQEISLLSRLQHPNIVQYHGSETVGDRLYIYLEYVSGGSIYKLLQEYGQLGELVIRSYTQQILSGLAFLHSKSTVHRDIKGANILVDPNGRVKLADFGMAKHITGQSCPLSFKGSPYWMAPEVIKNSNGCNLAVDIWSLGCTVLEMATTKPPWSQFEGVAAMFKIGNSKDLPTIPDHLSDEGKDFVRQCLQRNPLHRPTAAQLLEHPFVKSAAPLERPIPSPEPTDPPPGVTNGVKAMGINQARNFPTLDSERLAVHSSRVSKTGLLASDLHIPRNISCPVSPIGSPLFHSRSPQHLNGRMSPSPIASPRTTSGSSTPLTGGTGAIPFNHLKQSVYLQEGFGNMPYHTNGIYANGLAYHDSIPDLFQGMQPGSPIFSELVPCENDLMGKQFGRPTQGEPYDGQSVLAVRVSRQLLRDHVKMKPSLDLSPNSPLPSRTGAEETSMFNKGKEMWNKFKGDETWLEAD, encoded by the exons atGCCTTCGTGGTGGGGAAAGTCATCATCTaaagaattgaagaagaaagcaaacaaGGAAAGTTTCATTGATACATTACACAGAAGATTTAAGAGTCCATCTGATGGCAACCTTAATGGTAGATCTGGAGGTTCTCGAAGACATTGCAGTGACACAATTTCAGAGAGGGGATCTCAATCTCGAGCAGTATCAAGATCACCTTCACCTTCATCAAAACATGTTTCTAGGTGTCAGAGTTTTGCCGAGAGACCCCATGCCCAACCACTTCCCCTTCCTGGTGTGCACCTTGCAAATGGGGGGCGCACAGACTCTGGAATTGGTATATTGACTAAACCTAGATCGGAAAAGGGTGCAAATTCGTCATTGTTTTTGCCCCTACCAAGACCAGGATGCATTCGTAATAGGCCAAATCCACCAGATTTAGATGGGGATTTGGCCACTGCTTCAGTTTCCAGTGAGAGCGCCACTGATAGTGACGATCCCGCTGACTCAAGTCATCGTAGTCCTGCAGCAACTGACTATGACCTTGGGACCAGAACCACCACTAGCAGCCCTTCCAG TGCAATGCTCAAGGATCAGTGCGCTATTGTGAGCCATTCAAACTCGAAAGAGGCAAAGAAACCAGCTAGTCTTTCTTTTGGTAATCACACCTCCTCTACATCACCTAAACGGAGACCTGTAAGCAGTCATGTGCTGAATCTACAGGTTCCACAACATGTTGCTTCCGGCAGTGCTCCAGACAGCTCCATGTCAAGTCCTTCCAGAAGTCCCATGAGAGCATCTAGCACCGAGCAAGTCATAAACTCTGCTTTCTGGGCAGGCAAGCCATACCCAGATGCCAATTTTTTAGGATCTGGCCACTGCTCCAGTCCTGGTTCAGGCTACAACTCTGGACATAACTCAATGGGAGGGGATATGTCAGGACAGTTATTCTGGCAACAAAGCAGGGGTAGCCCTGAATGTTCTCCGATCCCTAGTCCTAGAATGACCAGCCCTGGCCCCAGCTCCAGAGTCCAGAGTGGTGCTGTTACACCAATTCATCCCAGAGCAGGAGGGACGATCATTGAGTCCCAGACAAGCTGGACAGATGATGGGAAACAACAAAGCCACCGGTTGCCCCTCCCTCCTGTAATAATTTCCAGCCCCTCTCCCTTTTCTCATTCAAACTCAGCAGCAGCATCTCCTTCTGTGCCACGAAGTCCAGGAAGGGCAGATAATCCAACAAGCCCAGGATCTCGCTGGAAAAAAGGAAAGCTTCTGGGTAGAGGCACATTTGGACATGTCTATGTTGGATTTAACAG TGAACGTGGTGAATTGTGTGCAATGAAGGAGGTGACATTATTTTCAGATGATGCCAAGTCCAAAGAAAGTGCTAAGCAGTTGATGCAG GAGATTTCTCTTTTAAGCCGTTTACAACACCCAAACATTGTGCAGTACCATGGATCTGAGACG GTTGGTGACCGGCTTTATATATACTTGGAGTATGTATCTGGTGGGTCCATATATAAACTTCTCCAGGAATATGGCCAATTGGGCGAGCTAGTTATTCGTAGTTATACCCAGCAAATCTTGTCAGGACTTGCATTTTTGCATTCTAAAAGCACTGTTCATAG AGATATCAAAGGAGCAAACATTCTTGTAGATCCAAATGGTCGTGTTAAATTAGCTGATTTTGGCATGGCAAAACAC ATCACTGGGCAGTCATGTCCACTATCATTCAAGGGAAGTCCTTATTGGATGGCACCTGAG GTTATAAAGAACTCAAATGGTTGCAATCTTGCTGTGGATATATGGAGTCTTGGATGCACTGTTTTGGAGATGGCTACCACAAAACCACCTTGGAGCCAGTTTGAAGGA GTTGCTGCCATGTTTAAAATTGGAAATAGTAAGGATCTCCCAACAATTCCAGATCACCTCTCAGATGAAGGAAAAGATTTTGTAAGGCAATGTTTGCAACGTAATCCACTACATCGACCTACAGCTGCCCAGCTTTTAGAGCATCCTTTTGTAAAATCAGCAGCGCCTTTAGAAAGACCTATTCCGAGCCCTGAACCTACTGATCCACCCCCTGGAGTTACAAATGGAGTTAAAGCTATG GGCATTAATCAAGCTAGAAACTTTCCCACCTTGGATTCAGAGAGACTTGCAGTTCATTCATCTAGAGTTTCGAAAACTGGTCTACTTGCCAG TGATTTACATATTCCAAGGAACATATCATGCCCTGTTTCTCCCATTGGAAGCCCTCTCTTTCATTCGAGGTCGCCACAACACCTAAATGGAAGAATGTCTCCTTCACCTATAGCTAGCCCGCGCACCACTTCAGGCTCATCCACACCTCTGACTGGTGGAACTGGTGCTATACCTTTTAATCACTTGAAACAGTCAGTTTACTTGCAAGAGGGTTTTGGAAACATGCCATATCACACAAATGGTATATATGCCAATGGCTTGGCTTACCATGATTCCATTCCTGATCTTTTTCAAGGAATGCAGCCTGGCTCTCCCATCTTCTCAGAGCTGGTTCCTTGTGAAAATGATCTCATGGGAAAGCAGTTTGGAAGGCCTACTCAAGGGGAACCTTATGATGGGCAGTCAGTCTTGGCTGTTCGAGTGTCTCGGCAGCTTTTGAGGGATCATGTGAAAATGAAACCATCCCTGGATCTAAGTCCCAACTCTCCTTTACCCAGTAGAACCGGAG CTGAGGAAACTAGCATGTTCAATAAAGGGAAGGAAATGTGGAATAAGTTTAAAGGTGATGAGACTTGGCTGGAGGCAGATTGA
- the LOC18103945 gene encoding mitogen-activated protein kinase kinase kinase YODA isoform X2: MPSWWGKSSSKELKKKANKESFIDTLHRRFKSPSDGNLNGRSGGSRRHCSDTISERGSQSRAVSRSPSPSSKHVSRCQSFAERPHAQPLPLPGVHLANGGRTDSGIGILTKPRSEKGANSSLFLPLPRPGCIRNRPNPPDLDGDLATASVSSESATDSDDPADSSHRSPAATDYDLGTRTTTSSPSSAMLKDQCAIVSHSNSKEAKKPASLSFGNHTSSTSPKRRPVSSHVLNLQVPQHVASGSAPDSSMSSPSRSPMRASSTEQVINSAFWAGKPYPDANFLGSGHCSSPGSGYNSGHNSMGGDMSGQLFWQQSRGSPECSPIPSPRMTSPGPSSRVQSGAVTPIHPRAGGTIIESQTSWTDDGKQQSHRLPLPPVIISSPSPFSHSNSAAASPSVPRSPGRADNPTSPGSRWKKGKLLGRGTFGHVYVGFNSERGELCAMKEVTLFSDDAKSKESAKQLMQEISLLSRLQHPNIVQYHGSETVGDRLYIYLEYVSGGSIYKLLQEYGQLGELVIRSYTQQILSGLAFLHSKSTVHRDIKGANILVDPNGRVKLADFGMAKHITGQSCPLSFKGSPYWMAPEVIKNSNGCNLAVDIWSLGCTVLEMATTKPPWSQFEGVAAMFKIGNSKDLPTIPDHLSDEGKDFVRQCLQRNPLHRPTAAQLLEHPFVKSAAPLERPIPSPEPTDPPPGVTNGVKAMGINQARNFPTLDSERLAVHSSRVSKTGLLASDLHIPRNISCPVSPIGSPLFHSRSPQHLNGRMSPSPIASPRTTSGSSTPLTGGTGAIPFNHLKQSVYLQEGFGNMPYHTNGIYANGLAYHDSIPDLFQGMQPGSPIFSELVPCENDLMGKQFGRPTQGEPYDGQSVLAVRVSRQLLRDHVKMKPSLDLSPNSPLPSRTGGI; this comes from the exons atGCCTTCGTGGTGGGGAAAGTCATCATCTaaagaattgaagaagaaagcaaacaaGGAAAGTTTCATTGATACATTACACAGAAGATTTAAGAGTCCATCTGATGGCAACCTTAATGGTAGATCTGGAGGTTCTCGAAGACATTGCAGTGACACAATTTCAGAGAGGGGATCTCAATCTCGAGCAGTATCAAGATCACCTTCACCTTCATCAAAACATGTTTCTAGGTGTCAGAGTTTTGCCGAGAGACCCCATGCCCAACCACTTCCCCTTCCTGGTGTGCACCTTGCAAATGGGGGGCGCACAGACTCTGGAATTGGTATATTGACTAAACCTAGATCGGAAAAGGGTGCAAATTCGTCATTGTTTTTGCCCCTACCAAGACCAGGATGCATTCGTAATAGGCCAAATCCACCAGATTTAGATGGGGATTTGGCCACTGCTTCAGTTTCCAGTGAGAGCGCCACTGATAGTGACGATCCCGCTGACTCAAGTCATCGTAGTCCTGCAGCAACTGACTATGACCTTGGGACCAGAACCACCACTAGCAGCCCTTCCAG TGCAATGCTCAAGGATCAGTGCGCTATTGTGAGCCATTCAAACTCGAAAGAGGCAAAGAAACCAGCTAGTCTTTCTTTTGGTAATCACACCTCCTCTACATCACCTAAACGGAGACCTGTAAGCAGTCATGTGCTGAATCTACAGGTTCCACAACATGTTGCTTCCGGCAGTGCTCCAGACAGCTCCATGTCAAGTCCTTCCAGAAGTCCCATGAGAGCATCTAGCACCGAGCAAGTCATAAACTCTGCTTTCTGGGCAGGCAAGCCATACCCAGATGCCAATTTTTTAGGATCTGGCCACTGCTCCAGTCCTGGTTCAGGCTACAACTCTGGACATAACTCAATGGGAGGGGATATGTCAGGACAGTTATTCTGGCAACAAAGCAGGGGTAGCCCTGAATGTTCTCCGATCCCTAGTCCTAGAATGACCAGCCCTGGCCCCAGCTCCAGAGTCCAGAGTGGTGCTGTTACACCAATTCATCCCAGAGCAGGAGGGACGATCATTGAGTCCCAGACAAGCTGGACAGATGATGGGAAACAACAAAGCCACCGGTTGCCCCTCCCTCCTGTAATAATTTCCAGCCCCTCTCCCTTTTCTCATTCAAACTCAGCAGCAGCATCTCCTTCTGTGCCACGAAGTCCAGGAAGGGCAGATAATCCAACAAGCCCAGGATCTCGCTGGAAAAAAGGAAAGCTTCTGGGTAGAGGCACATTTGGACATGTCTATGTTGGATTTAACAG TGAACGTGGTGAATTGTGTGCAATGAAGGAGGTGACATTATTTTCAGATGATGCCAAGTCCAAAGAAAGTGCTAAGCAGTTGATGCAG GAGATTTCTCTTTTAAGCCGTTTACAACACCCAAACATTGTGCAGTACCATGGATCTGAGACG GTTGGTGACCGGCTTTATATATACTTGGAGTATGTATCTGGTGGGTCCATATATAAACTTCTCCAGGAATATGGCCAATTGGGCGAGCTAGTTATTCGTAGTTATACCCAGCAAATCTTGTCAGGACTTGCATTTTTGCATTCTAAAAGCACTGTTCATAG AGATATCAAAGGAGCAAACATTCTTGTAGATCCAAATGGTCGTGTTAAATTAGCTGATTTTGGCATGGCAAAACAC ATCACTGGGCAGTCATGTCCACTATCATTCAAGGGAAGTCCTTATTGGATGGCACCTGAG GTTATAAAGAACTCAAATGGTTGCAATCTTGCTGTGGATATATGGAGTCTTGGATGCACTGTTTTGGAGATGGCTACCACAAAACCACCTTGGAGCCAGTTTGAAGGA GTTGCTGCCATGTTTAAAATTGGAAATAGTAAGGATCTCCCAACAATTCCAGATCACCTCTCAGATGAAGGAAAAGATTTTGTAAGGCAATGTTTGCAACGTAATCCACTACATCGACCTACAGCTGCCCAGCTTTTAGAGCATCCTTTTGTAAAATCAGCAGCGCCTTTAGAAAGACCTATTCCGAGCCCTGAACCTACTGATCCACCCCCTGGAGTTACAAATGGAGTTAAAGCTATG GGCATTAATCAAGCTAGAAACTTTCCCACCTTGGATTCAGAGAGACTTGCAGTTCATTCATCTAGAGTTTCGAAAACTGGTCTACTTGCCAG TGATTTACATATTCCAAGGAACATATCATGCCCTGTTTCTCCCATTGGAAGCCCTCTCTTTCATTCGAGGTCGCCACAACACCTAAATGGAAGAATGTCTCCTTCACCTATAGCTAGCCCGCGCACCACTTCAGGCTCATCCACACCTCTGACTGGTGGAACTGGTGCTATACCTTTTAATCACTTGAAACAGTCAGTTTACTTGCAAGAGGGTTTTGGAAACATGCCATATCACACAAATGGTATATATGCCAATGGCTTGGCTTACCATGATTCCATTCCTGATCTTTTTCAAGGAATGCAGCCTGGCTCTCCCATCTTCTCAGAGCTGGTTCCTTGTGAAAATGATCTCATGGGAAAGCAGTTTGGAAGGCCTACTCAAGGGGAACCTTATGATGGGCAGTCAGTCTTGGCTGTTCGAGTGTCTCGGCAGCTTTTGAGGGATCATGTGAAAATGAAACCATCCCTGGATCTAAGTCCCAACTCTCCTTTACCCAGTAGAACCGGAGGTATATAa